In Algiphilus sp., a single window of DNA contains:
- a CDS encoding DUF1566 domain-containing protein: protein MQLSISIERTGPDGLSIHIPDLAELTASDAPQPASQLPSSRYRLLDAGGQPTRDTPVLVHDTTTNLIWTAADSITRDRVNHTRATEAARSLRYMGADDWRLPTMHELLSIVDYGRHEPAIDTAAFRCHARPYWSSSLFAGDSGFAWFVGFHYGGASVCSRDVDSAFVRAVRGPVRAASQ, encoded by the coding sequence ATGCAGCTGAGCATTTCCATCGAGCGCACCGGCCCGGACGGCCTAAGCATCCACATCCCCGACCTCGCCGAGCTGACAGCGTCGGACGCGCCGCAACCGGCTAGCCAACTGCCGAGCAGCCGCTACCGCCTGCTCGACGCCGGCGGCCAGCCGACCAGGGACACGCCGGTGCTGGTGCACGACACCACCACCAACCTCATCTGGACGGCCGCGGACAGCATCACCAGGGACCGCGTCAACCACACGAGGGCAACCGAAGCCGCCAGATCGCTCCGCTACATGGGTGCCGACGACTGGCGCCTGCCAACGATGCACGAGCTGCTGAGCATCGTCGACTACGGCCGCCACGAGCCGGCCATAGACACCGCCGCGTTCCGCTGTCACGCGCGTCCCTACTGGTCGTCGTCGCTCTTCGCGGGCGATTCCGGCTTCGCCTGGTTCGTCGGCTTCCACTACGGCGGCGCCAGCGTCTGCAGCCGCGACGTCGACAGCGCCTTCGTGCGTGCGGTGCGCGGCCCGGTGCGCGCGGCCAGTCAGTAA
- a CDS encoding ParB/RepB/Spo0J family partition protein, with amino-acid sequence MPDNATPTSATTTRLPLTSIDRDPAQPRTLFEDGPLHELADSIREHGIIQPIVVRPADAADAPRLVEPADYLIVAGERRWRAAHIAGLAEVPVIIRTDLDAQQVMVLQVLENLQREGLTLPETAQGVHALVDQAGTAKTAAQLGKSEAWVSKHARIGDLDPRVQHLVDERAITSADLAHDLHKLLRECERGESMGITWLRDRVSSALRAASEGGLRRAYVRDRLNHTAEDIARHQRAEAIRNGEGGPEPDPAPEPAPQTAPPANTGGQTGIDLPPAPAPAPEPAPEPAPAPDAAATPQSARPRDDRAAARNQLAHDMTPVVADLIRRLLGGMGIKIATLYPEIDTDHDALLLDCYDPDVDPVYVGIDIPSPNSGREIPAPEDATLQVALDLTRDQSERLTQWVEGGGLTRQPVDRPANGAEALTRFMAHAIRSRTGTSTRACLLRAHYVAYCINRGVEPIYSESAFTDALRGAGYRMHRLKTGRVFLDCEPAQEAHPCA; translated from the coding sequence CACCACGCGCCTCCCCCTCACCAGCATCGACCGCGACCCGGCCCAGCCGCGCACGCTGTTCGAGGACGGGCCGCTGCACGAGCTGGCGGACAGCATTCGCGAGCACGGCATCATCCAGCCCATCGTCGTGCGGCCGGCGGATGCCGCAGATGCGCCGCGGCTGGTCGAGCCCGCGGACTACCTCATCGTCGCCGGCGAGCGGCGGTGGCGGGCTGCGCACATCGCCGGGCTGGCAGAGGTGCCGGTCATCATCCGCACCGACCTCGACGCCCAGCAGGTGATGGTGCTGCAGGTGCTGGAAAACCTGCAGCGCGAGGGCCTGACGCTGCCCGAGACCGCGCAGGGCGTGCACGCGCTGGTGGATCAGGCCGGCACCGCCAAGACCGCCGCGCAGCTCGGCAAGAGCGAAGCGTGGGTCAGCAAGCACGCCCGCATCGGCGACCTTGACCCGCGCGTGCAGCACCTGGTGGACGAGCGCGCCATCACCAGCGCCGACCTCGCCCACGACCTGCACAAGCTGCTCCGCGAGTGCGAGCGCGGCGAGAGCATGGGCATCACCTGGCTGCGCGACCGCGTCAGCAGCGCGCTGCGCGCCGCCAGCGAAGGCGGCCTGCGCCGCGCCTACGTGCGCGACCGGCTCAACCATACGGCTGAGGACATCGCCCGCCACCAGCGCGCCGAGGCCATCCGCAACGGTGAGGGCGGACCCGAGCCCGATCCGGCACCGGAGCCCGCACCGCAGACGGCACCGCCCGCCAACACCGGTGGACAGACCGGCATTGACCTGCCGCCCGCGCCCGCGCCCGCGCCCGAACCAGCGCCCGAACCAGCGCCGGCGCCCGATGCCGCCGCGACGCCGCAGAGCGCACGCCCCCGCGACGATCGCGCAGCCGCCCGCAACCAGCTTGCACACGACATGACGCCCGTCGTGGCCGACCTCATCCGCCGGCTGCTCGGCGGCATGGGCATCAAGATCGCGACGCTCTATCCCGAGATAGACACCGATCACGACGCGCTGCTGCTGGACTGCTACGACCCGGACGTAGACCCGGTCTACGTCGGCATCGACATCCCCAGCCCGAACAGCGGCCGCGAGATCCCCGCGCCCGAGGACGCCACCCTGCAGGTCGCCCTTGACCTCACCCGCGACCAGTCCGAACGCCTCACGCAGTGGGTGGAAGGCGGCGGCCTCACCCGCCAGCCAGTGGACCGCCCCGCCAACGGCGCCGAAGCCCTGACCCGCTTCATGGCCCACGCCATCCGGTCGCGCACAGGCACCAGCACCCGCGCCTGCCTGCTCCGCGCGCACTACGTCGCCTACTGCATCAACCGCGGCGTGGAACCCATCTACTCCGAATCCGCATTCACCGACGCCCTGCGCGGCGCCGGCTACCGCATGCACCGGCTCAAGACCGGGCGCGTGTTCCTCGACTGCGAGCCCGCCCAGGAGGCCCACCCATGTGCATGA